CAGCCGGCGCTGGGTGAACGAAAGCGTCGAGTTCGAGCACGCCGGGTTCGCGAACGTCGAGGCCGCCATCCCGAGCGTACCCGGGACGAGAGCCGGCTTACTCTCGAATGGGTGGAGACGATGGTCGAAGCCGGGTAGGAGGTAGCGCTTCCGGACACGACGTCGCGGACGCGATTCGGTTCGTCGATCTCGCCGATATCGGCAGGCCGGAGCGTTCGCTTCGAGCACGTCGGCGACGAGGAGACGTTCCGTGACCTGCTCGCCGTCGACGATCGGGACGTCTGCTTGGTAGCCGCGTCCGAATTACTCGAGCGGCGAATCGACGCGGCGTCGATCGTCGCATCTCACGGCCTCGGTTTTTCGCGGCGATCGAACGCGAGTCAGTCAGCGCGTCGTTCACGACGTGTACCGTTCGACGCCGCGCTACCCGAACACCGGACTGCCGCCCTCCGGCCCGAACAGGGCGATCAGCAGTCCGGACAGCAGGAACGTCACGCCCGTCAGGAACAGCATACTCTGGACCCAGCCCGCGATGGTCAGATCGGCGTGAACGCCCTCGAGTCGCTCCCGGACGAACTCCGCTCTCGAACCGAGCGGATCCGGGAACTCCGCGAGGACCTCGAACGGTTCGGCAGGTTCGATCGCGCCGGTCAGCACGGCGAACGCCAGGTAGATCGCGAGGCCCGTTGGCGGAACGATCACCAGCGCCAGCCACTCGTTCGTGATGACCGTCGCGAGCGCGAAGATCGGAACCGCGGCGAGCGCGGTCGTCGCGAGGACCCGGCTGAACCGTGCGTCGGCAAGCGGATTGAAGCCGACGTGTCGGGCAGAGACGCAGTGGAAGATGAACATCCCTCCGTACCCGATACTGGTCGCGACGGCCGCACCGCTCATCCCGTATCGGGGGATCAGCAGAAAGTTGAGTACGACATTGATCACCGCCGCGGTGCCGGTCGCCGCGACCGGATACCGGAGCGTTCCCTCACCCTGAGACACTGCCAGGATCGGCCGCGCGAGCGCGAATCCGAGCGCGCCGGGGAGCAACAGCAACAGCGGCTCGATCGCCGGCGTCGCGTCCGGACCGAAGTAGATCGGGACGGCGACGTCCGCCAGCGCTGCGAGCCCGACGGCCATGATGGCCGTCAGGAGGAACGTATACCGCGTCGTCTTCGAGGCGAGCGAGGTGATCTGTCTGGTGCGGTTTCTGGACCACAGCTCGGAGGTCGAGTGGACGTACACGGTCTGCAGTGCCAGCGGAACGAACCAGAGGAACTCCGCGAGGGTGAGCGCCGCCTTGTAGTTCCCGACTTCTGCACTCTCCCGGAAGTGCTGGAGCATGACGACGTCGATGTGATAGAGCGAGGAGAGCAGGAACAGGAGAACGATGCTCATCGAGTTGAACGAGAGCATCTTCTTCCGGGGGAAGTCAGTCGGCGGCGTCCGGAACACGTTCGAGAGCGAGGTCTGCTGGTGAATCAACAGCATTCCGATCCCGCCGACGACGATGCTGGCGACGGCGTGGCCCGCGAGCGCTCCGGCGACGCCGAGGCCGAAGTAGACGAGCGGGAGCGAGACGACGACGAACGTCACCTTGTCGAGGACGTTGAGCGGTTCCGAGTAGCGCTCGAGGCCGAAGCCCATGAGCGTCTTGCGCGAGTACGTCTGGAACTGGACCGAGACGACGAGCAGCGCCAGCCCGTAGAAGTAGGTCGTGTACTCCGCTCCGAAGAGCCGGGTAACGAGCCCGCTCCGGGAGGAGACGATCATCAGGAACGCGCCGGTGAGCGAGAACAGCAGCGCTAACCGGAAGTAGTAGCCGACCACGTGCGGTTCCCAGTCCGACATGGCACGATCCTCCGCGAGGAACTTGCGGACGCCGTCGGCGATACCCGAACTGACGAAGATCATGTAGATGGAGAACACCGACATCAGGAACGAGTAGTCCCCGAAACCGGAGGGCTCGAGGAGTCGGTAGAGGACCGGCGTCGAGACGATACCGACTAGAAGAACCACGATCTTGGCGCTGACGACGGAGAGAACACCGCTGGAAAGGCTTCGGTTCACCGTACCCTCCGGGAGCAACGCCGTTCGGTGGCTCCCATCACCGACGTTCGCTGAACTATCGGTACTTGAACGATATCCACAGTAGCTGGCACTCTGGCTCGGAGGGGCCTTATTATAACCGTATTAAGTGCCGGCCGACGGGGAAAATGCGACGGTGGTGGGCCCGATTCGGGCCGGCGACGTCGACGGTCGGGTGTCCGTCGATACGAGGACGACGGCGACCCGCTCGAATCGACGTTTAACCGGCTGATATATACGGGTGTGAAAGCGTGAGTGAAATCTGATGAACGACAAAGCGGCGCGGCGGGCCCTCCTCGGCACTGTTGGTGCCGGAACGCTCGCGTTGTGTGCCGGCTGTCTCGACCCGCGGACCGGCGGTAGCGGCGGCGAACCGATCGACGACGACGAGGAACCGGATGACGATACGAACGAGTCCGAGGATCTCGACGAAGTTCCCGATATCGACGGTGGAGCCGTGGTCTTCACGTACGACGACGGACCCATAGAAGACTACGAACAGGCGTTCCCCGTCCACCAGGAGTTCGACGCACCCGCGAGTACGGCCATCGTAACGGAGTGGGTCGGCCGCGAGGATTTTCTGGGTACCGACTGGATGGATATCGAACACCTCGAGGAACTCGAGGAGGCCGGCTGGGAGATCATGTCCCACACGACGGATCACACCGGAGTCGCGTCGTTCGAACTCGTCGAAGACGTCAACCCGGACGACACCCGAATCTATCCGGAACGACCACACCACGGGTTTCACGGCGGCTACGACGTCGAGATCACCGACGGAGAGAACTCCGTTCAACAGCCGATCGTCGACTCCGGCACGGACGACGTCGGGAACTACCTCGAGTTCGACGAGGCGATCGGCGAATCCTTCGCGGCCGGCGAGGCAGTCGAACGGTACCCCGAGGACCTCATGCACGAGTTCCTCGGAAACTCCAAGGAGCGACTCGAACGGTGGGGGTTCGAGATCGACACCTTCCTCGCACCGTACGACGTCTGCGACGAGTGGACGATCGGTATCGCCGAGGAATACTACGACGGAATCGCAAACACCAGTCCCACGTCCATAATCAACGACCCCGAGACGTTCGATCCGTTCGAGACGAAGCGCGACTACTTCATCGAATTTACGTCGCCGGTGAACACCAGAAAGATGATCGAAGAGATCGCGATGCAGGAGGCGATCGGCGTCGTCGGAGCGCACACTTTCAAGGAAGAGGTTACTGAGGAGCGCATCCGGGAGACCCTCGAGTGGGTCGAAGAGTACGATCTCGAGGTCGTGACCTTCCGTGATGCGATTAGAGCGACAGCCGCCGATTCCGCCCGAGCGGTCGCTGTCGGCGCGGAAAAATAAAAAGTGCCCCGTTACGGGGCGAACCTGACAGGGTTGACGATAGTAGTCGATACGAGGGGCCCGCGGAGTGGGACTCGAGTCGGGACCAGTTTTCGCCGCGTGTTACGTACTGTTGCCCTCCATGACGACCCCTTCTGCGCCGAAGTTGGCGACGCCGTCGACGATGCGGCTGTCTCTGATCGTCAGATCGCGACACGTATCGTACAGACAGACGGCCGAGCGACTGCCGTACGATTCCGCGTCGATGTTCGCGTACAGCGAGTCGGACGCCTGCTCGGAAACGGGGTAGAGAGTGGAACGAATTCGGGTGTTCTCGAGCGTCAGATTGTCGCCCGTGTTGCTGATCCCGACCCGATCGGCACCGTCGTCTCCGCGTTGAACGATCTCGGAGTCGACGACCGTAACGTTGTCTCGGCCACACCGGATTCCGTCGCGGAAGCCGTACTTGTTACCGGACCGGCCGTTGATCGTGACGTTCTCGCAGACGACTGGATCGGTACTGTCGGAGTCGCGGATCCAGAGCGGATAGCCGCCCGAAACCTCGTGGTTGATCTCCGTATCAACGATCCGCGTTTCACCGGCACTCGGCGAAACGACGATACCGTGCTGGGTCGTGTCGCCGCTCACGTTCACCGTCGTGTTCTCGATCGTGGCCGTGTTACAGGCGTTCATCACGGTGATCGGGTGACAGTTGTGTCGTTCCACGGAGACGTTAGCCACGAGCCCTCGCACGCGAACGTCTCCGCTCTCGAGTCGAATGCCGCGCTGGGAGGTGCGCCGGCCGTTAGACTCCTCGACGAAGACCTGCGGCCACCTGACGATGCTGTCGGAGCCACCGATTCGGATGCTCGCGGCGGTGCTGTTCCGGTAGACGCCGCCGTGGACGATGATTTTTCCGGACCCGCCGATCGCGTACAGGCCGGTTCCCGGGAAGCCGCTGATCTGGCACCGTCTGAACATGAGTTCTCCCTGGTTTTGGGTCGCGTTGATCCCGACCGGACCGCGCGATGACGTGTTACCAGCGTGAGGGGTACTGTCCGTCCACTCGCCGCCGTCGTTCGCGTAAAAGTCGACGACCCTCCCCGTTCCGGACGGGTCGACGACGTTGAACAGCGCCGGTCCCCACGTTCCGCTGTCGTGCTCTCCTCGAATGACGATGTCTTCGACGTCGAGTTCGTCAGTGACGTACGCTTCGAAGGCGCGAATCCCGGTGTCCGGCGCCGTCTGATCGACCTGAAACCCTCTGATCTGGAGGCGTCCGCCAGGATTCGTACTCGTCCCCAGACGGAACAGTCGATACCGGGGCCCGTCGAAGTCGTAGTAGTTCGCCGGGACGAGCGTCGCATTGTTGCCGATGATAGCGAAGTTCTCGTAGTTCGTAAACCGGAACTGGCTATCCATGTAGTACCGGCCCTCGGGGA
This DNA window, taken from Natronococcus sp. CG52, encodes the following:
- a CDS encoding oligosaccharide flippase family protein — protein: MNRSLSSGVLSVVSAKIVVLLVGIVSTPVLYRLLEPSGFGDYSFLMSVFSIYMIFVSSGIADGVRKFLAEDRAMSDWEPHVVGYYFRLALLFSLTGAFLMIVSSRSGLVTRLFGAEYTTYFYGLALLVVSVQFQTYSRKTLMGFGLERYSEPLNVLDKVTFVVVSLPLVYFGLGVAGALAGHAVASIVVGGIGMLLIHQQTSLSNVFRTPPTDFPRKKMLSFNSMSIVLLFLLSSLYHIDVVMLQHFRESAEVGNYKAALTLAEFLWFVPLALQTVYVHSTSELWSRNRTRQITSLASKTTRYTFLLTAIMAVGLAALADVAVPIYFGPDATPAIEPLLLLLPGALGFALARPILAVSQGEGTLRYPVAATGTAAVINVVLNFLLIPRYGMSGAAVATSIGYGGMFIFHCVSARHVGFNPLADARFSRVLATTALAAVPIFALATVITNEWLALVIVPPTGLAIYLAFAVLTGAIEPAEPFEVLAEFPDPLGSRAEFVRERLEGVHADLTIAGWVQSMLFLTGVTFLLSGLLIALFGPEGGSPVFG
- a CDS encoding polysaccharide deacetylase family protein; amino-acid sequence: MNDKAARRALLGTVGAGTLALCAGCLDPRTGGSGGEPIDDDEEPDDDTNESEDLDEVPDIDGGAVVFTYDDGPIEDYEQAFPVHQEFDAPASTAIVTEWVGREDFLGTDWMDIEHLEELEEAGWEIMSHTTDHTGVASFELVEDVNPDDTRIYPERPHHGFHGGYDVEITDGENSVQQPIVDSGTDDVGNYLEFDEAIGESFAAGEAVERYPEDLMHEFLGNSKERLERWGFEIDTFLAPYDVCDEWTIGIAEEYYDGIANTSPTSIINDPETFDPFETKRDYFIEFTSPVNTRKMIEEIAMQEAIGVVGAHTFKEEVTEERIRETLEWVEEYDLEVVTFRDAIRATAADSARAVAVGAEK
- a CDS encoding right-handed parallel beta-helix repeat-containing protein, with amino-acid sequence MENGSKPSEQVSLCDSHTGGQSNERTRNETEAECQSRRSVLRGTAVAGLSALGATAAASGSAAAYHGVVDYENYDNVVNVAAAGADRSGSESITPVLEDLRADNTAFYFPEGRYYMDSQFRFTNYENFAIIGNNATLVPANYYDFDGPRYRLFRLGTSTNPGGRLQIRGFQVDQTAPDTGIRAFEAYVTDELDVEDIVIRGEHDSGTWGPALFNVVDPSGTGRVVDFYANDGGEWTDSTPHAGNTSSRGPVGINATQNQGELMFRRCQISGFPGTGLYAIGGSGKIIVHGGVYRNSTAASIRIGGSDSIVRWPQVFVEESNGRRTSQRGIRLESGDVRVRGLVANVSVERHNCHPITVMNACNTATIENTTVNVSGDTTQHGIVVSPSAGETRIVDTEINHEVSGGYPLWIRDSDSTDPVVCENVTINGRSGNKYGFRDGIRCGRDNVTVVDSEIVQRGDDGADRVGISNTGDNLTLENTRIRSTLYPVSEQASDSLYANIDAESYGSRSAVCLYDTCRDLTIRDSRIVDGVANFGAEGVVMEGNST